A stretch of the Medicago truncatula cultivar Jemalong A17 chromosome 5, MtrunA17r5.0-ANR, whole genome shotgun sequence genome encodes the following:
- the LOC11437046 gene encoding protein JASON — translation MLWLVKRGLGFLLRFFFRSVKAAMQCFFGIRDDNRHPPPPLFISNPPRSTAQDVLISWNRLSSIVSKEEKEGLARNADVGTQDYDQGLRDEVKFLKACGTIAGTPAEIRKTSAKLKVSPVCDSDSDPLRFHSWLPNTSVEKLQLNVPLVDPPTPIKICQELGDSTDSFEHTPSSFVFKAQGTQHDSPDYVEGSWTRSIHTAYKTRKNEASVTPWPAADTQKQNKSVRFKCECDLVSYQSPPDDWHMKKNKSPDSQSACKQSPYPTPLKLFDDMQTPGTVYPTSLEDLYDGKHRVRSQFIYPNCNPGQNIFLSKLLEEQVFNPEQDLSELGDSIERDQNQTPAPEKGLKKIENETESKIEASLSSWLKPASIIMEGENEEMETADCKIPQSADRPIIGVVSAQLNEDKNSHISPPKWRIGNGIPNSTKKYKEDQMVKWHATPFEERLDKALSEENFVSQRKLAIAKPVAFEEIEE, via the exons ATGTTGTGGCTTGTGAAACGTGGATTAGGTTTTCTGTTACGATTCTTCTTCCGTTCCGTTAAAGCAGCTATGCAGTGCTTCTTCGGAATCAGAGACGATAATCGCCACCCTCCTCCACCTcttttcatttcaaatcctCCTCGCTCCACCGCC CAGGATGTGTTGATTTCGTGGAATCGTTTGTCATCTATAGTATCAAAAG AAGAGAAAGAAGGTTTAGCTCGGAATGCTGATGTGGGGACTCAGGATTATGATCAGGGACTTAGAGATGAG GTCAAGTTTCTTAAAGCTTGTGGTACAATAGCAGGAACACCTGCTGAAATACGCAAAACATCGGCGAAACTGAAAGTGTCACCTGTTTGCGATAGTGATTCTGACCCTTTAAGGTTTCATTCCTGGCTTCCCAATACATCTGTTGAGAAACTTCAGCTGAATGTCCCGCTAGTTGACCCACCAACTCCCATTAAAATTTGCCAAGAATTGGGAGATAGCACGGATTCTTTTGAGCACACACCTAGCAG CTTTGTCTTCAAGGCACAAGGAACTCAACATGACTCTCCTGACTATGTGGAAGGGAGTTGGACAAGGAGTATTCATACTGCATATAAGACTAGAAAGAATGAAGCTTCAGTTACACCTTGGCCAGCCGCAGACACTCAGAAGCAGAACAAATCCGTACGTTTTAAATGTGAATGTGACTTGGTATCTTATCAAAGCCCGCCAGATGATTGGCATATGAAGAAAAACAAGTCACCAGATAGCCAAAGTGCATGTAAACAATCACCTTATCCTACCCCATTGAAGTTGTTTGATGATATGCAAACACCTGGGACTGTGTACCCTACATCATTAGAAGATTTATATGATGGTAAGCATCGTGTACGGTCCCAGTTCATCTATCCAAATTGCAACCCAGGTCAGAATATCTTCCTTAGCAAGTTACTTGAAGAGCAGGTTTTTAACCCTGAGCAAGATTTAAGTGAGCTGGGTGATTCTATTGAGCGAGATCAAAATCAAACTCCTGCCCCTGAAAAAGGTCTGAAGAAAATCGAAAATGAAACTGAATCTAAGATCGAAGCAAGTTTGTCGTCTTGGTTAAAACCCGCATCAATCATTATGGAAGGTGAAAATGAGGAAATGGAGACTGCTGATTGCAAGATCCCGCAATCTGCTGACAGGCCTATTATTGGGGTAGTTTCTGCTCAGTTGAATGAAGATAAGAATTCTCATATTTCTCCTCCTAAGTGGCGCATTGGTAATGGCATACCCAACTCAACTAAGAAGTACAAGGAG GACCAGATGGTAAAGTGGCATGCTACACCATTCGAAGAGAGGTTGGATAAAGCACTGTCTGAGGAGAATTTTGTCTCTCAAAG GAAACTTGCTATTGCAAAACCAGTGGCATTTGAGGAGATTGAGGAGTGA